One part of the Microbacterium aurugineum genome encodes these proteins:
- a CDS encoding FliH/SctL family protein, with protein MSTDAFSPVLFPRLDRREDGSEHARARLRGYADGHAEGYRAGLAEAASAQRVADAERAAREQESARRVEDAVSALHAAARSFGERERELTSAAQDHVLRCAIELAELILLGELSDAGASAAAAARRALEVGEPDEIREVRLHPDDLRTLEGTEGTIAGLLLIADDTLDCGDAVAILDHGRIDARVGSALERARRALAEAGS; from the coding sequence ATGTCTACTGACGCCTTCTCTCCCGTGCTCTTCCCGCGTCTCGACCGACGCGAGGACGGCTCGGAGCATGCCCGGGCGCGGCTGCGCGGCTACGCCGACGGTCACGCGGAGGGATATCGCGCCGGGCTCGCGGAGGCCGCATCCGCCCAGCGCGTCGCAGATGCGGAACGCGCCGCCCGCGAGCAGGAATCCGCCCGCCGCGTCGAGGACGCCGTCTCCGCACTCCACGCAGCGGCGCGCTCCTTCGGCGAGCGGGAGCGGGAGCTGACCTCCGCCGCACAGGACCACGTGCTGCGCTGCGCGATCGAGCTCGCGGAGCTCATCCTGCTCGGCGAACTCTCGGATGCCGGTGCCTCCGCCGCCGCTGCGGCACGTCGTGCCCTCGAGGTCGGCGAGCCCGACGAGATCCGCGAAGTGCGCCTGCACCCCGACGACCTCCGCACGCTGGAAGGCACGGAAGGTACGATCGCCGGTCTCCTGCTGATCGCCGATGACACGCTCGACTGCGGAGACGCCGTCGCGATCCTGGACCACGGCCGCATCGATGCCCGGGTCGGGAGCGCGCTCGAACGTGCTCGTCGCGCACTCGCCGAGGCCGGATCATGA
- the fliF gene encoding flagellar basal-body MS-ring/collar protein FliF, translated as MPQAVTTVFQRIGRVIAGFSLAQRTIAIIGVAVLALGIVALSSWLTRPTYTPLFSGMSASDANAVVEQLRSSSVPYELADGGATVLVPEKDVYDQRLAAASAGLPGASSGGYSLLDDMGVTTSEFQQSVTYKRAIEGELAATISSIEGVTAASVQLAIPEESVFVSETVDATASVFVETSGNATLTPKQVEAIVHLTSAAVSGMKPENVAVVDQSGQTLSAAGVGTTGGVDQQASDYEARVTANVQQMLDTVVGPGNAKVTVVAEIDHSVNERVEETYTPAEGAPPLTEQTRTDRQDGSSSNAGVLGPDNIAVPSTDGDGTSESTETSKTNAVNKSTQSTSTPAGSLLRQSVSVAVDAGAGGDLSTAQLSDLVETAAGIDTERGDSIAVELVSFNQTSSEAAQAALQAAKETEAAERQAVRLNTLIIAAAIALPLLLAVIAALVRMRRRANSATEFDQLFGDRPAPLSAIGAGATTAAIDQTATTPLAFLETTPDPEPEPDPEPAQVSLERRRAEIDSLTRQDPKRTAELLRTLIDDRQHV; from the coding sequence ATGCCCCAGGCCGTCACCACCGTGTTCCAGCGGATCGGACGCGTGATCGCGGGCTTCTCGCTCGCGCAGCGCACGATCGCGATCATCGGCGTCGCCGTGCTCGCCCTCGGTATCGTCGCGCTCTCCAGCTGGCTCACCCGCCCCACGTACACCCCGCTCTTCTCCGGCATGAGCGCCTCCGACGCGAACGCCGTGGTCGAGCAGCTGCGGTCGTCGTCGGTGCCCTACGAGCTGGCGGACGGCGGCGCGACCGTGCTCGTCCCCGAGAAGGACGTCTACGACCAGCGGCTCGCCGCGGCGTCCGCCGGCCTTCCCGGCGCGAGCTCGGGCGGCTACTCGCTGCTCGACGACATGGGGGTGACGACCTCCGAGTTCCAGCAGTCCGTGACCTACAAGCGTGCGATCGAGGGCGAGCTCGCGGCCACGATCTCGTCGATCGAGGGAGTCACGGCGGCCTCGGTGCAGCTGGCCATCCCGGAGGAGAGCGTCTTCGTCTCGGAGACCGTCGACGCCACGGCCTCGGTGTTCGTGGAGACATCCGGCAACGCGACGCTGACCCCGAAGCAGGTCGAGGCCATCGTGCATCTCACCTCCGCGGCTGTCAGCGGGATGAAGCCCGAGAACGTCGCCGTGGTGGACCAGAGCGGACAGACGCTCTCGGCCGCGGGAGTCGGGACCACCGGCGGCGTGGACCAGCAGGCCAGCGACTACGAGGCTCGGGTCACGGCGAACGTCCAGCAGATGCTCGACACCGTGGTCGGGCCCGGCAACGCCAAGGTCACCGTGGTCGCCGAGATCGATCACTCCGTCAACGAGCGCGTCGAAGAGACCTACACCCCGGCCGAGGGCGCTCCGCCGCTCACCGAGCAGACCAGGACCGACAGGCAGGACGGATCGAGCTCGAACGCGGGAGTGCTCGGCCCCGACAACATCGCCGTGCCGTCCACGGACGGCGACGGCACCTCCGAGTCCACGGAGACCTCGAAGACCAACGCGGTCAACAAGAGCACGCAGAGCACCTCCACGCCCGCCGGCTCGCTGCTTCGCCAGTCGGTCTCCGTCGCGGTCGATGCGGGAGCAGGCGGTGACCTGAGCACCGCACAACTGAGCGACCTCGTCGAGACCGCCGCCGGGATCGACACCGAGCGCGGCGACTCGATCGCGGTCGAACTCGTCTCGTTCAACCAGACCAGTTCCGAAGCAGCGCAGGCCGCGCTGCAGGCCGCCAAGGAGACGGAGGCCGCCGAGCGCCAGGCGGTCCGACTGAACACGCTGATCATCGCCGCCGCGATCGCCCTGCCGCTGCTGCTCGCCGTCATCGCCGCTCTGGTGCGCATGCGCCGCCGCGCGAACTCGGCGACCGAATTCGACCAGCTCTTCGGCGATCGCCCGGCGCCGCTGTCGGCCATCGGCGCCGGCGCCACGACGGCAGCGATAGACCAGACGGCCACGACCCCGCTCGCCTTCCTCGAGACCACCCCCGACCCCGAGCCCGAGCCTGATCCGGAACCCGCGCAGGTCAGCCTCGAGCGTCGTCGCGCCGAGATCGACTCCCTCACCCGGCAGGACCCGAAGCGCACGGCCGAGCTGCTGCGCACCCTCATCGACGACAGGCAGCACGTATGA
- a CDS encoding flagellar hook-length control protein FliK encodes MTALGIIDVLDPRAARPSGGTAPARTATAGAAAFADVIHDASRAERAQDLPVDAAAEGAPEHEASPENTLSDPPPTAPLHGALIVPETVGLVPSAPPTPADGPEAASADGTLAAATETSTIASTSVPLGQSSQEPAAAGTLVAAQVVEAVRESTAPAVASSSRISAAAVPLGVPAPAVVDSSGDADATAGVSAAASPRTGVEGGASASVAMPPVPASPPATELVSGADAKAASSLSAAEEPMPDAPRVSPSPAPPVSTTPAPASTPSAGEAVVPALTGSPSIPPPLTPTTPAAAAAIARPVLLPQLAAPVVSLAQAADGDHSLTLTVSPENLGPVTVRAHVSGGAIHIELHAPNDLGREALRVILADLRRDLAAAAPHATLMLSTADDGPGPLHPQSAPNGGALNGGTSNGNAASAGGGHSRGDAPADREAAEARATPEPPTSLADRPGPLPLRSPHGGIDVFA; translated from the coding sequence ATGACAGCTCTCGGCATCATCGACGTCCTCGATCCGCGTGCCGCGCGGCCCAGCGGCGGCACGGCGCCCGCCCGCACCGCGACGGCAGGCGCCGCCGCGTTCGCCGATGTGATCCACGATGCCTCACGCGCAGAGCGCGCGCAGGATCTGCCGGTGGACGCCGCAGCGGAGGGCGCCCCGGAGCACGAAGCCTCTCCGGAGAACACGCTCTCCGATCCTCCACCGACCGCACCGCTCCACGGCGCTCTCATCGTTCCCGAGACGGTCGGGCTCGTCCCGTCCGCTCCGCCCACCCCCGCCGACGGACCGGAGGCGGCATCGGCCGACGGCACCCTGGCGGCGGCCACCGAGACGTCTACGATCGCGAGCACGTCCGTTCCGCTCGGTCAGAGCAGCCAGGAGCCCGCCGCCGCGGGAACGCTCGTCGCGGCGCAGGTCGTCGAGGCCGTGCGCGAATCGACCGCCCCGGCCGTCGCATCGTCGTCGCGGATCTCGGCGGCGGCCGTCCCCCTCGGCGTACCGGCTCCAGCCGTCGTCGATTCCTCAGGAGACGCAGACGCCACCGCGGGCGTCTCGGCTGCCGCTTCCCCGCGCACGGGGGTCGAGGGAGGCGCGTCTGCGTCCGTGGCGATGCCCCCGGTGCCGGCTTCCCCGCCCGCTACGGAGCTCGTGTCGGGCGCAGACGCGAAGGCGGCTTCCTCTCTCTCTGCTGCGGAGGAGCCGATGCCGGATGCCCCGCGCGTGTCACCCTCACCCGCACCTCCGGTATCGACCACCCCAGCGCCCGCCTCCACGCCCTCGGCCGGTGAAGCGGTCGTGCCGGCACTCACGGGATCCCCGTCGATCCCGCCCCCGCTCACCCCCACGACCCCGGCGGCGGCTGCAGCGATCGCCCGACCCGTCCTGCTCCCCCAGCTCGCCGCACCGGTGGTCTCGCTCGCGCAAGCCGCAGACGGCGATCACAGCCTCACCCTCACGGTGTCCCCGGAGAACCTCGGTCCCGTGACCGTGCGGGCGCACGTCTCCGGAGGTGCCATCCACATCGAGCTGCATGCGCCGAACGATCTCGGGCGCGAGGCTCTGCGCGTGATCCTTGCCGACCTCCGCCGGGACCTGGCCGCTGCCGCCCCCCACGCGACACTCATGCTCTCGACCGCGGACGACGGACCCGGCCCCCTGCACCCGCAGAGCGCACCGAACGGAGGCGCTCTGAACGGGGGCACCTCGAACGGCAACGCGGCGAGCGCGGGCGGCGGTCACTCCCGTGGCGATGCCCCCGCCGATCGGGAAGCCGCCGAGGCTCGCGCGACTCCGGAGCCGCCCACCTCCCTGGCCGACCGACCCGGCCCCCTCCCCCTCCGCTCGCCGCACGGCGGCATCGACGTCTTCGCCTGA
- a CDS encoding flagellar hook assembly protein FlgD, with product MTDPISGTLPASGVHTGSTTPPAERKKTLDSEVFLKLLVTQLTNQDPSSPMNTNEMISQTTQLASMEQLTALSATSTENFALSMRQTAAALIGHEAQYVDEEGVTQKGIVTSVSYAGPVPLVTIGEASIPLDAVSGVSLVPRPQS from the coding sequence ATGACCGACCCGATTTCCGGCACCCTCCCCGCTTCCGGGGTGCACACCGGGAGCACCACGCCCCCGGCGGAGCGCAAGAAGACGCTCGACTCCGAGGTCTTCCTGAAGCTGCTGGTGACGCAGCTCACCAACCAGGACCCGAGTTCCCCCATGAACACCAACGAGATGATCTCGCAGACCACCCAGCTGGCCTCGATGGAGCAGCTCACCGCACTCTCCGCGACGTCGACCGAGAACTTCGCGCTCAGCATGCGCCAGACGGCCGCCGCGCTGATCGGCCACGAGGCGCAGTACGTCGACGAGGAGGGTGTCACGCAGAAGGGCATCGTCACGTCGGTGTCGTACGCCGGCCCGGTCCCGCTCGTGACCATCGGCGAAGCGTCCATCCCACTCGATGCCGTCTCCGGCGTCTCCCTCGTCCCCCGCCCCCAGTCCTGA
- the fliG gene encoding flagellar motor switch protein FliG has protein sequence MSGLTDRQTAAVVLMNLDRAQAIEVMKHLSESEAEAVAAEIIGLQDLDAATTAQALGQFHRIASGHLPPARGGRDIAAGLLEASFGAERAAAVLGRVGSTAMNSSFDFLGSADPAQLATLLDGELPQTVALVLAHLPTERAAAVLAALPDPTRTDVAHAIATMGTASQEAIAIVADALKTRTGTFASRDAPETLGGVEPLVEIIARSGATVEKALLASIEDRDSALAEDIRSRMFTFADIVKLDDRDTQRVLRGMDIRSLALALKGANQGIADLIRRNVSERNRENLDEEARTLGPVRMSQVEEARAEIVRTIRALEAAGDITVQRTDEDEYVY, from the coding sequence ATGAGCGGGCTGACCGATCGGCAGACCGCGGCCGTCGTCCTGATGAACCTCGATCGTGCACAGGCGATCGAGGTCATGAAGCACCTCTCGGAGTCGGAGGCGGAGGCCGTCGCCGCCGAGATCATCGGCCTCCAGGACCTGGATGCCGCCACCACCGCGCAGGCGCTGGGCCAGTTCCACCGCATCGCGAGCGGGCACCTCCCTCCCGCGCGCGGAGGTCGGGACATCGCCGCCGGACTTCTCGAGGCCTCGTTCGGCGCAGAACGCGCGGCCGCCGTCCTCGGCAGGGTCGGTTCGACGGCGATGAACTCGTCGTTCGACTTCCTGGGCTCCGCCGACCCCGCCCAGCTGGCGACGCTGCTCGACGGAGAGCTCCCGCAGACCGTGGCTCTCGTGCTCGCGCACCTGCCCACCGAACGCGCCGCCGCCGTACTGGCTGCTCTCCCCGACCCGACCCGCACCGACGTCGCACACGCCATCGCCACCATGGGGACCGCGTCCCAGGAGGCGATCGCGATCGTGGCCGATGCGCTGAAGACCCGCACCGGGACCTTCGCGAGCCGCGATGCGCCCGAGACCCTCGGCGGCGTCGAGCCGTTGGTCGAGATCATCGCCCGCTCCGGAGCGACCGTCGAGAAGGCTCTGCTGGCGAGCATCGAAGATCGGGACAGCGCGCTCGCGGAGGACATCCGTTCACGCATGTTCACCTTCGCCGACATCGTCAAGCTCGACGATCGAGACACGCAGCGCGTGCTGCGCGGCATGGACATCCGCTCCCTCGCACTCGCTCTGAAGGGTGCCAATCAAGGGATCGCGGACCTCATCCGTCGCAACGTCTCCGAGCGCAACCGCGAGAACCTCGACGAGGAGGCGCGGACACTCGGCCCCGTGCGGATGTCGCAGGTCGAGGAGGCCCGGGCCGAGATCGTGCGCACCATCCGCGCGCTCGAAGCCGCCGGCGACATCACGGTGCAGCGCACCGACGAGGACGAATATGTCTACTGA
- a CDS encoding alanine/glycine:cation symporter family protein, whose protein sequence is MDAVNEWLLTWGDNLWTWLVLPIVVLLGLYFTVRSGVVQFRLIPEMFRTLRDRTPRTDTGEPQSVSAFQAFTISAASRVGVGNIAGVGTAIAIGGPGAIFWMWLMAFIGGASAFIESSLAQLYKTRDKDGFLGGPAYYMQRGLGARWMGVLFAVILIICFPIAFSSLQANTIKATISGSFGDESAAWLPVVIGAALALLMGLVIFGGVRRIASVTQTLVPVMALLYLLLGLVIVAMHIERLPEVFSLIFTQAFGPNEIVGAALGYIILTGVKRGMFSNEAGLGSAPNAGASAAVTHPVKQGLVQTLGVYFDTFLVCSITAFIILVSVPDLANAERGIDLTQGAIVGALGSWSNILLIVIIFLLAFSSILGNYYYGQTNIEFITSNPGVLLGYRLFAIAAVFAGALVSADVVWNFADGAMGFMAIVNLVAIALLSGVAFKLLKDYTQQRREGLDPVFTQARLPGVRGIEVWENELSVTGPIDLPRARRR, encoded by the coding sequence ATGGATGCTGTGAATGAGTGGCTGCTGACCTGGGGCGACAACCTGTGGACGTGGCTCGTCCTGCCGATCGTGGTCCTCCTCGGCCTGTACTTCACGGTGCGCTCCGGCGTCGTGCAGTTCCGGTTGATCCCGGAGATGTTCCGCACCCTGAGGGATCGGACGCCACGCACCGACACCGGCGAACCGCAATCGGTCTCCGCGTTCCAGGCCTTCACCATCTCCGCGGCTTCCCGAGTGGGAGTGGGCAACATCGCCGGAGTGGGAACCGCGATCGCGATCGGTGGTCCCGGGGCGATCTTCTGGATGTGGCTGATGGCCTTCATCGGTGGCGCATCCGCATTCATCGAGTCGTCCCTGGCGCAGCTGTACAAGACGCGCGACAAGGACGGATTCCTGGGCGGACCCGCGTACTACATGCAGCGCGGACTCGGTGCCCGATGGATGGGCGTGCTGTTCGCCGTCATCCTCATCATCTGCTTCCCCATCGCCTTCAGCTCCTTGCAGGCGAACACCATCAAGGCGACCATCTCGGGGAGCTTCGGCGACGAATCCGCCGCCTGGCTGCCCGTCGTCATCGGCGCGGCACTCGCGCTGCTCATGGGTCTGGTCATCTTCGGTGGTGTGCGCCGGATCGCGTCGGTCACCCAGACGCTCGTGCCGGTCATGGCGCTGCTGTACCTGCTGCTCGGACTGGTGATCGTGGCGATGCACATCGAGCGGCTCCCCGAGGTCTTCTCCCTGATCTTCACCCAGGCCTTCGGGCCGAACGAGATCGTCGGAGCCGCCCTGGGCTACATCATCCTGACCGGCGTCAAGCGCGGGATGTTCTCCAACGAGGCCGGCCTCGGCTCGGCGCCGAACGCCGGCGCGAGTGCCGCCGTGACGCACCCCGTTAAGCAGGGCCTCGTGCAGACGCTGGGCGTCTACTTCGACACCTTCCTCGTGTGCTCGATCACCGCGTTCATCATCCTCGTCTCGGTCCCCGACCTCGCGAACGCGGAGCGCGGCATCGACTTGACGCAGGGGGCGATCGTCGGCGCCCTCGGGAGCTGGTCGAACATCCTGCTGATCGTGATCATCTTCCTGCTGGCGTTCAGTTCGATCCTCGGCAACTACTACTACGGACAGACCAACATCGAGTTCATCACCTCGAACCCCGGTGTGCTGCTCGGCTACCGTCTCTTCGCGATCGCCGCCGTGTTCGCCGGTGCGCTGGTCTCGGCCGACGTCGTCTGGAACTTCGCCGACGGCGCGATGGGCTTCATGGCGATCGTGAACCTCGTCGCGATCGCTCTGCTCTCCGGCGTCGCCTTCAAGCTCCTGAAGGACTACACGCAGCAACGACGAGAGGGACTGGATCCCGTCTTCACCCAGGCGCGACTGCCCGGGGTGCGCGGGATCGAGGTCTGGGAGAACGAGCTGTCGGTGACGGGTCCGATCGACCTGCCCCGGGCTCGTCGGCGCTGA
- a CDS encoding flagellar hook protein FlgE, which translates to MLRSLFAGISGLRSHQTMLDVTGNNIANVNTTGFKASAVQFQDSLSQLVRNSMMPQQASGGQNPAQVGLGVQVAGISTNFASGAPQPTGVPTNLMIAGDGFFVVRSGGETLYTRNGGFSFDASGKLVSADGALVQGWTAQNGAIVPGQGIGDIRLPVGALSPATATTTARVTGNLPSGAAVGEQLVRDIKTYDAEGAATSLRLTFTRTATGWDVTEPGGATTALAFTDGAQTAASSIVSGGVTVDLSAVTGFADVSDVAIKEQNGKPAGTLSSYALLNDGSLVGTFSNGDTEVLARVALAGFVNPGGLEKAGSSQFRPSGNSGEPTLGEAGTEGLGGIISGALEMSNVDLSQEFTNLIVAQRGFQANARIITTSDEVLQELTNLKR; encoded by the coding sequence ATGCTCCGCTCCCTCTTCGCCGGAATCTCGGGTCTGCGCTCGCACCAGACCATGCTCGACGTCACGGGCAACAACATCGCCAACGTCAACACGACCGGGTTCAAGGCCTCGGCCGTGCAGTTCCAGGATTCGCTCTCGCAGCTCGTCCGCAACTCGATGATGCCGCAGCAGGCCTCCGGCGGTCAGAACCCCGCGCAGGTCGGCCTCGGCGTGCAGGTCGCGGGAATCAGCACGAACTTCGCCTCCGGCGCCCCACAGCCCACCGGAGTGCCGACCAACCTCATGATCGCGGGCGATGGCTTCTTCGTCGTGCGCTCCGGGGGCGAGACCCTGTACACCCGCAACGGCGGGTTCTCGTTCGACGCGAGCGGCAAGCTGGTCTCTGCCGACGGCGCGCTCGTGCAGGGATGGACGGCTCAGAACGGCGCGATCGTCCCCGGCCAGGGCATCGGCGACATCCGGCTCCCCGTCGGAGCCCTGAGCCCCGCCACCGCCACCACCACCGCCCGCGTCACCGGCAACCTGCCCTCCGGTGCGGCCGTCGGCGAGCAGCTGGTGCGCGACATCAAGACCTACGACGCCGAGGGCGCAGCCACGTCGCTGCGTCTCACCTTCACCCGCACCGCCACGGGCTGGGACGTCACCGAGCCCGGCGGTGCGACCACCGCCCTCGCATTCACCGACGGCGCGCAGACGGCCGCGTCCTCCATCGTCTCCGGCGGCGTCACGGTCGACCTCTCGGCGGTCACCGGCTTCGCGGACGTCAGCGATGTCGCGATCAAGGAGCAGAACGGCAAGCCGGCCGGCACGCTGAGCTCGTACGCGCTCCTGAACGACGGCAGCCTCGTCGGTACCTTCAGCAACGGAGACACCGAGGTGCTCGCTCGTGTCGCGCTGGCCGGCTTCGTCAACCCGGGCGGACTCGAGAAGGCCGGATCCTCGCAGTTCCGCCCCAGTGGCAACTCCGGGGAGCCGACGCTGGGAGAGGCCGGAACCGAGGGCCTGGGCGGCATCATCAGCGGTGCACTCGAGATGTCGAACGTCGACCTGTCGCAGGAATTCACCAACCTGATCGTCGCGCAGCGCGGTTTCCAGGCGAACGCCCGCATCATCACCACCAGCGATGAGGTGCTGCAGGAGCTCACCAACCTCAAGCGCTGA
- a CDS encoding flagellar export protein FliJ, protein MSRSFSLAGLLRVREIQERAAAQRLSRAVIDAQHTEARDRSLRAHLAGSGNEAVDVRSLAALAAARVAGRTLLADLTTLSELQEQTVSQARAEHAEARRAMRGLDRLAEAHAEKTRTAELHAEQAELDEIGVRTTTEGQS, encoded by the coding sequence ATGAGCCGGTCCTTCTCCTTGGCGGGTCTGCTGCGCGTGCGCGAGATCCAGGAGAGAGCGGCTGCGCAGCGGCTCTCCCGGGCGGTGATCGACGCACAGCACACCGAAGCCCGCGACCGGTCGCTGCGTGCGCACCTGGCGGGGAGCGGGAACGAGGCCGTCGACGTCCGCTCCCTCGCGGCCCTCGCTGCGGCGCGTGTGGCAGGCCGGACGCTGCTCGCCGATCTGACGACGCTCTCGGAGCTGCAAGAGCAGACGGTGTCACAGGCCCGCGCGGAGCATGCCGAGGCACGGAGAGCGATGCGCGGACTCGATCGCCTCGCCGAAGCGCATGCCGAGAAGACGCGGACCGCCGAGCTGCACGCCGAGCAGGCCGAGCTGGACGAGATCGGCGTACGGACCACGACGGAGGGGCAGTCATGA
- a CDS encoding FliI/YscN family ATPase — MTAWGAVREAVRPERVGVVSQVRGLSVQVRGLDGAVGDVVTLDGMDAEVVAVGEGGLRCMPLGAVSGLTVGAPVRGRGGPLRVPTGTPLLGRVLDGLGRPIDGKGPLHGATEVSLDHAPPSIMGRDRIDSPLPLGVRALDTLVSVGRGQRVGLFAGSGVGKSSLLSMIARGTDAEVTVIALVGERGREVREFIEDDLGPEGLARSVVVVSTSDQPAMARIRAAYTATRIAEAFRDDGAHAILMMDSLTRVAMAQREIGLSAGEPPATRGYPPSTFSLLAGLLERAGTDRGGSITGIYTVLVDGDDHNEPIADTVRSILDGHVVLDRALALSGHHPAIDVLGSVSRVAGKITAAGQRSDAATLRAVLAARRRANDLIDIGAYQAGADARIDAAITHERAISAFLTQSLDETSGIDESWRRLEELVSTFGAVA, encoded by the coding sequence ATGACGGCCTGGGGTGCGGTGCGCGAGGCCGTGCGGCCCGAACGCGTCGGGGTCGTCTCGCAGGTGCGCGGACTGAGCGTGCAGGTGCGCGGCCTCGACGGCGCGGTCGGCGACGTGGTGACCCTCGACGGGATGGACGCCGAGGTGGTCGCGGTCGGCGAGGGAGGGTTGCGGTGCATGCCGTTGGGCGCCGTCAGCGGGCTCACGGTGGGGGCACCGGTGCGCGGTCGCGGCGGACCCCTGCGCGTGCCGACCGGAACGCCCCTGCTCGGACGTGTCCTGGACGGGCTCGGCCGTCCCATCGACGGGAAGGGGCCGCTGCACGGCGCCACCGAGGTGAGCCTGGATCATGCTCCGCCGTCGATCATGGGCCGCGATCGGATCGACTCCCCGCTTCCGCTCGGGGTGCGGGCGCTCGACACCCTCGTCAGCGTCGGCCGAGGGCAGCGCGTCGGGCTCTTCGCGGGCTCCGGTGTGGGCAAGTCCTCGCTGCTGTCGATGATCGCGCGCGGCACCGACGCCGAGGTGACGGTGATCGCCCTGGTCGGTGAGCGCGGTCGCGAGGTGCGCGAGTTCATCGAGGACGATCTGGGTCCCGAAGGCCTCGCCCGCTCGGTGGTCGTCGTCTCCACCTCCGACCAACCGGCCATGGCGCGCATCCGTGCCGCCTACACGGCGACGAGGATCGCCGAAGCCTTCCGCGACGACGGCGCGCACGCGATCCTCATGATGGACTCCCTCACCCGCGTCGCGATGGCGCAACGCGAGATCGGTCTCTCCGCGGGCGAGCCCCCCGCCACCCGCGGGTATCCACCATCGACCTTCTCGCTCCTCGCCGGCCTCCTCGAACGAGCGGGCACCGATCGCGGTGGTTCGATCACCGGCATCTACACCGTGCTCGTGGACGGCGACGACCACAACGAACCGATCGCGGACACCGTGCGATCGATCCTCGACGGTCACGTCGTGCTGGATCGGGCGCTCGCGTTGTCCGGACATCATCCGGCGATCGACGTGCTCGGCTCGGTCTCCCGCGTGGCGGGCAAGATCACCGCCGCCGGACAACGGTCGGATGCGGCGACCCTGCGTGCCGTGCTCGCCGCGCGTCGACGGGCGAACGACCTGATCGACATCGGCGCCTACCAGGCGGGAGCGGACGCGCGCATCGACGCCGCGATCACCCATGAGCGGGCGATCTCCGCCTTCCTCACCCAGTCCCTCGATGAGACGAGCGGGATCGACGAGTCCTGGCGTCGACTCGAGGAGCTCGTCTCGACCTTCGGAGCTGTCGCATGA